One stretch of Strix uralensis isolate ZFMK-TIS-50842 chromosome 17, bStrUra1, whole genome shotgun sequence DNA includes these proteins:
- the YWHAH gene encoding 14-3-3 protein eta yields MGDREQLLQRARLAEQAERYDDMASAMKSVTELNEPLSNEDRNLLSVAYKNVVGARRSSWRVISSIEQKTMADGNEKKLEKVKAYREKIEKELETVCNDVLALLDKYLIKNCNDFQYESKVFYLKMKGDYYRYLAEVAAGEKKNSVVEASEAAYKEAFEISKEHMQPTHPIRLGLALNFSVFYYEIQNAPEQACLLAKQAFDDAIAELDTLNEDSYKDSTLIMQLLRDNLTLWTSDQQDEEAGEGNN; encoded by the exons ATGGGGGACcgagagcagctgctgcagcgagCCCGCCTGGCCGAGCAGGCGGAGAGATACGACGACATGGCCTCGGCCATGAAGTCG gtAACTGAGCTGAATGAGCCTCTCTCAAATGAGGATAGAAACCTGCTGTCTGTAGCCTACAAGAATGTAGTTGGAGCTAGACGATCTTCCTGGCGTGTCATCAGCAGCATAGAGCAGAAGACTATGGCTGATGGGAATGAGAAGAAGCTGGAGAAGGTTAAAGCCTATAGGGAGAAGATAGAAAAGGAGCTTGAGACAGTCTGCAATGATGTTTTGGCTCTCCTAGATAAATACTTGATCAAGAACTGCAATGACTTCCAGTATGAGAGCAAGGTCTTTTATCTGAAAATGAAAGGGGATTACTACCGCTATTTGGCAGAAGTtgctgctggagagaagaagaacAGTGTTGTGGAAGCCTCAGAAGCTGCCTATAAAGAGGCTTTTGAAATCAGCAAAGAGCACATGCAGCCCACTCACCCAATTAGGCTTGGGCTGGCACTCAATTTCTCAGTGTTCTACTATGAAATCCAGAATGCTCCTGAGCAGGCCTGCCTTTTAGCCAAACAAGCCTTTGATGATGCCATAGCAGAGCTGGACACACTAAATGAGGATTCCTACAAGGACTCCACTCTCATCATGCAGTTGCTTCGAGATAACCTCACTCTGTGGACGAGTGATCAGCAAGACGAAGAAGCAGGAGAGGGCAATAATTAA